The segment AATATTTATTAGCAGTATTACAAAAACGGAGGGATTTTTATGAAAGTTGATCaaagttaattttttttatacagatTTTAGAGTCACTTTTGAAGAATGAAAAGCAAATTTGGAGCAGATTTGAAAAGAATGCTTCGTATGTATTATctgaaagtggaaaaaaaacatttaagagcCGAATAAAAAGATTGTTGCAACTGAAAGTACCTCAAATATTATCTCTTTACATAAAACGTAGTATGTGAAGGAGAAAAGTCACTTATCCAGGATGACGATGAAAGTCCCTCTTCCCACCGGTCTTACGGAGCAGTTTCAcgtctgtgatgatgatgtcatagctcACCGCCTTGCACATGTCGTAGACGGTCAGCGCCGCCACCGACACGGCCGTCAGCGCCTCCATCTCGACGCCGGTCCGGCCCGTGCTGCGACACGTCGCCGTGACCAGCGCGGCGCTCTGCGCCTCGTCCAGCTCGAAGCTGACGGAGGTGTGATCCAAGCAGAGCGAGTGGCAGAGCGGGATGAGGGCCGAGGTCTGCTTGGAGGCCATGATGCCGGCCAGCTGCGCCACGGCCAGGGCGTCCCCCTTGGCCAGGCCGTTGTCGCGGAGCAGCCGGAAGGCGGCGGGGCCCAGCCTGACGGTGGCGCCGGCTGTGGCCGTGCGCTGCGTGGCACCTTTCCGTGCAACATCCACCATCGCGGCTCGGCCCTGGGCGTCCGTGTGCGTGAGGTGGGCGTCGGCGGGCTCGTCCGAGTTCATCCGATCGCGTTTGACGGCGGCGTCTTTCCTGGAGCTCTGACTGTGGCATAGCCTCACATGTTGAAGACAGATTTGATTCAGCGGCGTGCAAAGAGTCGCCATCCCCGGGATCCCGAGTGCGCGGCTCTTCCAAGCATTGTTTTCATTAACGTAGCTCTTATTTGTGCGCGTTTTAGAAGCGTGATTAGATGTGCTGCGCGTCCTAGCGTGGCGCCCCCCACGCTCTGAGCAGGAAGCTGTGCAGTCTGAAAGGGACAGGAAGACGTCTCCGCTCAGGAGGCCGACGAGAGGAGCTGCTGCTAGGGGGAACGTGTCGTTTGTAACCTGGCAGGCGCTGGAGAGTCTTTGGGGGGCGGCATCTGTCGGGGAAAGAGAACCGGCAAAAAGCATAAACCTTTAGCGAGTCATTGCTTTTCACAGATCAGACTCCGTAACTAGTGAGCGACCAGCATTTACCTCATTAttatcacattattattattatcatattcACTATTCAGATCCATCTGCTTCCCTGAaactaacccaaaccctaaaCAGAGTAGAAACCAGAGCCAGCGGTTGTACGTACAGCAAATTCACCCACCGATGAGGATCATGGGCCTGTTCTTCATCTGGGAGATATTGAACATGCCTGAAGGTGCAAAACATGAACGCGTTACGTTTTTAATAGAGCTTAAGAATGCACCTGACAAATCGCGCGCCGTGCATGTAACGTGTGCGCGTCCTACCGGCATGCTGCCGCTTCTTCCTGCCCACGGCAGCGCCGA is part of the Brachionichthys hirsutus isolate HB-005 chromosome 18, CSIRO-AGI_Bhir_v1, whole genome shotgun sequence genome and harbors:
- the LOC137907677 gene encoding cyclic pyranopterin monophosphate synthase-like, producing MATLCTPLNQICLQHVRLCHSQSSRKDAAVKRDRMNSDEPADAHLTHTDAQGRAAMVDVARKGATQRTATAGATVRLGPAAFRLLRDNGLAKGDALAVAQLAGIMASKQTSALIPLCHSLCLDHTSVSFELDEAQSAALVTATCRSTGRTGVEMEALTAVSVAALTVYDMCKAVSYDIIITDVKLLRKTGGKRDFHRHPG